The following are encoded in a window of Telmatobacter sp. DSM 110680 genomic DNA:
- the rpoB gene encoding DNA-directed RNA polymerase subunit beta — protein MPNEKRAIRSRLDFSKIPTATQIPNLIEVQRRSYERFLQMDKLPNERDDSGLQSVFVSVFPITDFRGISQLDFVDYSIGNWECKCGHLKGLHHLRTACTHCGAMVITDPFLPGDVLCHKCGTYNKNVPDFCNKCGDPVGLQLKYDQQECEERGMTFSAPLKVTVRLTIYDKDAETGNKTIRDIKEQEVFFGDIPLMTPNGTFIVNGTERVIVSQLHRSPGVFFETANNRTYFLGKIIPYRGSWVEFEYDQKNTLYVRIDRKRKFLGTIFLRALGLRSDEEILKTFYTIDRIHIANGKLHWGVVADPKTSTHLQGAKPAHAVLHKGEEIAHSGRKITASSLKAIRAANIDKVEIESAELDGAITAADIVDLNTGEVIVEANIELTADRLHKVMASGATSFEVFFPERDDVGNIITNTLKRDSVHKPEEALIEIYRKLRPGDPPTLDTATALFEGMFFDPRKYDFSRVGRLKFNIKLYENQDATHLDHRTLTPEDFYGTIRYLLKLRKNIGMVDDIDHLGNRRVRAVGELMENQFRIGLVRMERAIKEKMSVYQELSTAMPHDLINAKPVMAAIREFFGSSQLSQFMDQTNPLSEITHKRRLSALGPGGLSRERAGFEVRDVHPTHYGRICPIETPEGPNIGLISSLSCFARINEYGFIESPYRKVKDSRILDYVEIVNAGESGLRVGDHIEKEEAIKLNASLKKANKRQIDYMPFSFYLSAWEEDKHTIAQANIEFNAEGQITEDLVNARRQGNFVLVNRTDVDYIDVSPKQLVSVAASLVPFLEHDDANRALMGANMQRQSVPLLVAEAPLVGTGMEGVTARDSGAVILAKRNGIVDSVDSERIIVRVEGEHHPTQLSREVGSDIYTLIKFKRSNQNTCINQKPVVREGERVIKGQVIADGPCTEQGELALGRNVLVAFMPWRGYNFEDAILISEKLVREDYYTSVHIEEFEIEARDTKLGPEEITRDIPNVSEHALRDLDESGVIRIGAQISHGDILVGKVTPKGETQLTPEEKLLRAIFGEKAGDVRDASLTCPPGIEGTVVDVRIFSRKGQEKDERAKLIEADYVAKLEKNLGDEIRILTDERLKRLEGILGAKEVLADLHDERTNKRLLTKGALLDRETIERISTKNLKRIRYNDKDPRVNEQIDEIEEMTSRQIEVLRKITNEKIAKLQKGDELPPGVIKLVKVYVAMKRKLSVGDKMAGRHGNKGVIARILPEEDMPYLPDGTPVEIVLNPLGVPSRMNVGQILETHLGWAAHALGAKIAALIKANSDVEATRELMKKEFAGTATLRQLLELDDEMLLRVGAGMKRGIWFGTAVFDGAKEDEIKALLASAGLPSSGKTALFDGMTGEQFEQPVTVGYIYMLKLSHLVDDKIHARSIGPYSLITQQPLGGKAQFGGQRFGEMEVWALEAYGAAYILQELLTAKSDDVYGRTKIYEAIVKGEAAIEPGVPESFNVLIRELQSLCLDVELIKRADLLKKAPVPEVAAVAD, from the coding sequence ATGCCTAACGAGAAGCGCGCGATTCGCAGCCGGCTCGATTTTTCCAAGATTCCAACTGCAACCCAGATTCCTAACCTGATCGAAGTGCAGCGCCGCTCCTACGAGCGTTTTCTGCAGATGGACAAGTTGCCCAACGAGCGTGATGACTCAGGGCTCCAGTCGGTATTTGTTTCTGTCTTCCCCATTACCGACTTCCGCGGTATCTCGCAGCTTGATTTCGTCGACTACTCCATCGGCAACTGGGAATGCAAGTGCGGCCACCTTAAAGGTCTTCACCACCTGCGCACCGCCTGCACCCATTGCGGCGCCATGGTGATCACCGATCCGTTCCTTCCCGGCGACGTTCTCTGCCACAAGTGCGGCACGTACAACAAGAACGTTCCCGACTTCTGTAACAAGTGCGGCGACCCCGTCGGACTGCAGTTGAAGTATGACCAGCAGGAGTGCGAAGAGCGCGGCATGACGTTCTCTGCGCCGCTGAAGGTAACGGTCCGCCTCACCATCTACGACAAGGATGCGGAGACCGGCAACAAGACGATTCGCGACATCAAGGAGCAGGAAGTCTTCTTCGGCGACATCCCCCTGATGACGCCGAATGGAACGTTTATCGTGAACGGCACCGAGCGCGTGATCGTGTCGCAGCTCCATCGTTCGCCCGGCGTCTTCTTCGAGACGGCGAACAACCGCACCTACTTCCTCGGCAAGATCATTCCCTATCGCGGATCGTGGGTGGAGTTCGAGTACGACCAGAAGAACACGCTCTACGTCCGCATCGATCGCAAGCGCAAGTTCCTGGGAACGATCTTCCTGCGCGCGCTTGGCCTGCGTTCGGATGAAGAGATACTCAAGACCTTCTACACCATCGATCGCATCCACATTGCCAACGGCAAGCTGCACTGGGGCGTTGTTGCGGATCCCAAGACCTCTACGCACCTGCAGGGAGCAAAGCCGGCGCACGCCGTGCTCCACAAAGGCGAAGAGATCGCGCACTCCGGACGCAAGATCACGGCCAGTTCGCTTAAGGCAATCCGTGCCGCGAACATCGACAAGGTCGAGATCGAATCCGCCGAGCTTGACGGCGCTATCACTGCCGCCGACATCGTCGACCTCAACACCGGTGAAGTCATCGTCGAAGCTAACATCGAGCTCACCGCTGATCGCCTGCACAAGGTGATGGCCAGCGGCGCCACCAGCTTCGAAGTGTTCTTCCCTGAGCGCGACGACGTGGGCAACATCATCACCAACACGCTGAAGCGCGACTCCGTTCACAAGCCGGAAGAAGCGCTCATTGAAATCTACCGTAAGCTGCGTCCGGGTGATCCGCCGACGCTTGACACCGCGACTGCGCTCTTCGAAGGCATGTTCTTCGATCCGCGCAAGTACGACTTCTCGCGCGTAGGCCGTCTCAAGTTCAACATTAAGCTCTACGAGAACCAGGACGCGACCCACCTCGATCACCGCACGCTGACGCCGGAAGATTTTTACGGCACGATCCGGTACCTGCTCAAGCTGCGCAAGAACATCGGCATGGTCGACGACATCGACCACCTTGGCAACCGCCGCGTTCGCGCAGTCGGCGAATTGATGGAGAACCAGTTCCGCATCGGCCTCGTCCGCATGGAACGCGCGATCAAGGAAAAGATGAGCGTGTATCAAGAGCTCTCGACGGCGATGCCGCACGACCTGATCAACGCCAAGCCGGTCATGGCTGCGATCCGCGAATTCTTCGGTTCATCGCAGTTGTCGCAGTTCATGGATCAGACCAACCCGCTATCCGAGATCACGCACAAGCGGCGTCTCTCGGCTCTTGGGCCGGGCGGTTTGTCGCGTGAGCGCGCGGGATTCGAAGTCCGCGACGTGCACCCGACGCACTACGGCCGTATCTGCCCGATTGAAACGCCGGAAGGTCCGAACATCGGCCTCATCAGTTCGCTCAGCTGCTTTGCGCGCATCAACGAGTACGGATTTATCGAGTCGCCTTACCGCAAGGTAAAAGACTCGCGCATCCTCGACTACGTTGAGATCGTCAACGCCGGTGAAAGCGGATTGCGTGTCGGCGACCACATCGAGAAGGAAGAAGCGATCAAGCTGAATGCTTCGCTCAAGAAGGCGAACAAGCGGCAGATCGATTACATGCCGTTCAGCTTCTACCTGTCCGCGTGGGAAGAAGACAAGCACACCATCGCGCAGGCAAACATCGAGTTCAACGCCGAAGGGCAGATCACTGAAGACCTGGTGAATGCCCGTCGTCAGGGGAACTTCGTGCTGGTTAACCGCACCGACGTTGACTACATCGACGTTTCGCCGAAGCAGCTCGTCTCCGTAGCCGCATCGCTTGTGCCGTTCCTCGAGCACGATGACGCGAACCGCGCGTTGATGGGTGCAAACATGCAACGCCAGTCGGTGCCTCTGCTGGTCGCAGAAGCTCCGCTGGTGGGTACCGGCATGGAAGGCGTTACGGCCCGCGACTCGGGCGCCGTAATTCTGGCCAAGCGTAACGGCATCGTGGATTCGGTCGACTCCGAGCGCATCATCGTGCGCGTCGAAGGCGAGCACCATCCCACGCAGCTGTCGCGTGAAGTCGGTTCCGACATCTACACCCTGATCAAGTTCAAGCGCTCGAATCAGAACACCTGCATCAACCAGAAGCCGGTTGTGCGCGAGGGCGAGCGCGTCATTAAGGGACAGGTCATCGCAGACGGTCCTTGCACCGAGCAGGGTGAGTTGGCACTGGGACGTAACGTCCTCGTCGCCTTCATGCCGTGGCGCGGTTACAACTTCGAAGACGCGATCCTCATCAGCGAAAAGCTGGTGCGTGAGGATTACTACACCTCGGTTCACATCGAGGAATTCGAGATCGAAGCTCGCGACACGAAGCTTGGACCCGAAGAAATCACCCGCGACATTCCCAACGTCTCTGAGCATGCGCTGCGCGATCTGGACGAGAGCGGCGTGATCCGCATCGGCGCCCAGATCAGCCACGGCGACATCCTCGTCGGCAAGGTAACCCCGAAGGGTGAAACGCAACTCACTCCGGAAGAGAAGCTGCTGCGCGCCATCTTCGGCGAAAAAGCCGGCGATGTTCGCGACGCCTCGCTCACGTGCCCTCCGGGTATCGAAGGCACCGTGGTCGATGTCCGTATCTTCTCTCGCAAGGGTCAGGAAAAGGACGAACGCGCCAAGCTGATCGAAGCTGATTATGTTGCCAAGCTCGAAAAGAACCTCGGCGACGAAATCCGCATTTTGACCGACGAGCGCCTCAAGCGCCTGGAAGGAATTCTGGGAGCCAAGGAAGTTCTCGCCGATCTGCACGATGAGCGGACCAACAAGCGCCTGCTGACCAAGGGCGCTCTGCTTGACCGCGAAACCATCGAGCGCATCTCGACCAAGAACCTCAAGCGTATCCGCTACAACGACAAGGATCCCCGCGTCAATGAGCAGATCGATGAGATCGAAGAGATGACCTCGCGCCAGATCGAAGTGCTGCGCAAGATCACCAATGAGAAGATTGCCAAGCTGCAGAAGGGCGACGAACTGCCTCCTGGCGTCATCAAGCTGGTCAAGGTCTACGTTGCCATGAAGCGCAAGCTGTCAGTCGGCGACAAGATGGCCGGCCGCCACGGTAACAAGGGTGTAATCGCGCGCATATTGCCCGAAGAAGATATGCCGTATCTGCCCGATGGCACACCCGTGGAGATCGTGCTCAATCCGCTCGGCGTTCCGTCTCGTATGAACGTCGGACAGATTCTGGAAACGCACCTCGGCTGGGCCGCACATGCGCTGGGCGCCAAGATCGCTGCACTGATCAAGGCCAACAGCGACGTTGAGGCAACGCGTGAGCTCATGAAGAAAGAGTTTGCCGGAACCGCAACGCTGCGCCAGCTGCTTGAGCTCGATGACGAGATGCTGCTCCGCGTTGGAGCCGGCATGAAGCGCGGCATCTGGTTTGGTACCGCGGTGTTCGACGGCGCCAAGGAAGACGAGATCAAGGCTCTGCTGGCTTCGGCCGGTCTGCCTTCCTCGGGTAAGACGGCGCTTTTCGACGGCATGACCGGCGAGCAGTTTGAACAGCCAGTCACCGTGGGCTACATCTACATGCTCAAGCTCTCGCACCTGGTCGACGACAAGATTCACGCTCGCTCGATCGGACCGTACTCGCTCATCACGCAGCAGCCGCTGGGTGGCAAGGCGCAGTTCGGTGGACAGCGCTTCGGCGAAATGGAAGTATGGGCCCTCGAAGCATACGGCGCCGCTTACATCCTGCAGGAGTTGCTCACCGCTAAGTCCGACGACGTATATGGCCGTACGAAGATCTACGAGGCCATCGTCAAGGGTGAAGCGGCAATCGAGCCGGGTGTGCCGGAGTCGTTCAACGTGCTCATTCGCGAATTGCAGTCGCTGTGCCTCGACGTGGAACTGATCAAACGCGCGGACCTGCTGAAGAAAGCGCCCGTGCCGGAAGTTGCAGCAGTCGCTGATTAA
- the rplL gene encoding 50S ribosomal protein L7/L12, translated as MADLAQLEEQIVSLSLLEAAALVKKLEERLGVSAAAAAPVAVAGGGGGAAAPAAEEKTEFQVILKDAGANKINTIKAVREVTSLGLKEAKDLVDGAPKALKESATKDEAEAIKKKFEGVATVEIK; from the coding sequence ATGGCGGATCTCGCACAGTTGGAAGAACAGATTGTTAGCCTGAGCCTGCTCGAAGCGGCAGCTCTGGTGAAGAAGCTTGAAGAGCGCCTCGGCGTCTCGGCGGCAGCAGCGGCTCCGGTCGCGGTTGCGGGCGGCGGCGGCGGAGCGGCAGCTCCGGCGGCAGAAGAGAAGACCGAATTTCAGGTCATCTTGAAGGATGCCGGCGCGAACAAGATCAACACCATTAAGGCTGTCCGCGAAGTTACTTCGCTCGGCCTGAAGGAAGCCAAGGACCTGGTCGATGGCGCCCCCAAGGCGTTGAAGGAAAGCGCGACCAAGGACGAGGCTGAGGCCATCAAGAAGAAGTTCGAAGGCGTCGCAACAGTCGAAATCAAGTAG
- the rplJ gene encoding 50S ribosomal protein L10, with amino-acid sequence MAISKAKKTEKVKLLAKELETSTTAIIGTFSKLTVAKDYELRKVIREAGGKYRVVKNKLAAVSSEGSSVAPALKGLKGVNSVAFTSGDPVALAKVFAKWAGENAEFQFKLGIVDGKLLSVEEVKALAKLPGKEELFSKLLFLINAPAQRLVTVMNATGRDLAVVINQGVEKEKFAAA; translated from the coding sequence ATGGCTATTTCGAAGGCAAAGAAGACGGAGAAGGTCAAGCTGCTGGCTAAGGAGCTTGAGACCTCGACAACCGCAATTATCGGCACATTCAGCAAGCTGACTGTGGCTAAGGATTATGAACTGCGCAAGGTTATCCGCGAAGCGGGTGGCAAGTATCGCGTGGTCAAGAACAAGCTCGCGGCCGTTTCGAGCGAGGGTAGCTCGGTTGCTCCCGCGCTGAAGGGTCTCAAGGGCGTGAACTCGGTTGCGTTCACCTCCGGCGACCCGGTGGCGTTGGCAAAGGTGTTTGCCAAGTGGGCCGGCGAGAATGCGGAGTTCCAGTTCAAGCTCGGTATCGTTGATGGCAAGCTGCTGAGCGTGGAAGAGGTAAAGGCGCTGGCGAAGTTGCCGGGCAAGGAAGAACTCTTCTCTAAGCTGCTCTTCCTCATCAATGCTCCCGCGCAGCGTTTGGTCACCGTAATGAACGCAACGGGCCGCGACCTGGCAGTAGTCATCAACCAGGGCGTAGAAAAAGAAAAGTTTGCCGCGGCGTGA
- the rplA gene encoding 50S ribosomal protein L1 — MMAKISKNIAKARAAVTKPAYPLNEAVTLLKQVKYAKFDETVDLTMRLGVDTRHADQMVRGTVVLPHGLGKTKTVAVIASGDRQKEAQEAGADFVGGEEMVEKIQKENWTAFDALIATPDMMKVVGRLGKVLGPKGLMPNPKTGTVTQDVAAAVKEIKAGKVEFRADKTSLVHVPVGKLSFDPQKLIDNATTVISSIVRAKPSAAKGKYIKSVTLSSTMGPGVPLDSAVADAAGKH, encoded by the coding sequence CTGATGGCAAAGATCAGCAAGAACATTGCTAAGGCGCGTGCGGCTGTGACCAAGCCCGCCTATCCGCTCAATGAAGCGGTCACCCTGCTCAAGCAAGTCAAGTACGCCAAGTTCGACGAAACCGTCGACCTCACCATGCGTCTGGGTGTCGATACACGCCATGCCGATCAGATGGTGCGCGGAACCGTTGTTCTGCCTCATGGCCTTGGCAAGACTAAGACCGTAGCCGTGATCGCCAGCGGCGATCGCCAGAAGGAAGCGCAGGAAGCCGGCGCGGATTTCGTGGGCGGCGAAGAAATGGTCGAGAAGATTCAGAAAGAGAATTGGACCGCATTCGACGCGCTGATTGCGACACCTGACATGATGAAGGTTGTTGGCCGCCTCGGTAAGGTTCTCGGCCCCAAAGGCCTGATGCCGAACCCCAAGACGGGCACCGTCACCCAGGATGTGGCAGCAGCCGTGAAAGAGATCAAGGCCGGTAAGGTGGAGTTTCGCGCCGACAAGACCAGCCTTGTGCATGTACCGGTGGGCAAGCTGAGCTTCGATCCGCAAAAGCTGATCGATAACGCGACCACGGTAATTTCATCGATCGTGCGCGCCAAGCCTTCGGCAGCCAAGGGCAAATACATCAAGAGCGTCACCCTGAGCTCGACGATGGGCCCCGGAGTTCCGCTGGATTCGGCAGTAGCCGACGCGGCCGGCAAGCACTAA
- a CDS encoding M14 family zinc carboxypeptidase, translated as MRHTRLSLVFSSVWILTAAASLHPQALNANFARDPQQPVDKEYTDHIQKYTTDPSFVSPLVDYLPASKTVPTPSKVLGDVSGAPDILPYAEDVYKYFRLLAAASPRVKVVTIGHTEEGREMIAVAIADADLLKNADANKQRLAQLGDPRTINFDDAKARTLIDQSYPVYYITGTIHSVETGAPTALMELAYRLAVDDSPYIKYIRSHMVVLITPVVEVDGRDRMVDIYRWHKAHPNEKWPHLIYWGHYVAHDNNRDAMGMTLDLTRNVLDTYLDWHAQVLHDLHESVPFLYDNTVGDGPYNAWVDPLLADEWAELGWNNVAQMQNFGMPGVFTHGDFDTWSPGYLMFLAAMHNGISRLYETFGNGGADTEKRILDPEEYSRTWYRQNPPLPIVTWSQRDNNNYEQSALLSTISYFAQHSHHFLENYYTKSKRSIQKPTLEGPAAYVIPPDAAATNREVELLKVLKRQHVEIQQLSDAATADVAGEKRSDKPKPQSFPAGSIVVRMDQPYSRIADALLDRQFWAPDDPQKHPYDDTGWSFPHLFNVKVVRVSDASILKAGMKPIDDPASLAGKLDGTGSVIAVNNTGQVSLLSLIYKLKGAKIQAADKGFDSDGKHFAAGSLVISGADDKIANALHDLALDGSHLSAAPSVGMQDVVAPRIAFMHTWLATQTEGWWRYAFDNAGIPFDYMSTQTVAKQDDLRSKYDVIIFAPVGRSSSLDIINGLPMWNNAMPWKKSELTPNLEDGGDSTDDIRPGLGYEGLAHLKKFVEQGGLLITCEDTAQFAIDTGLAPGVSTVPHGDARVVGTVLNTVFVAKDNPVAAGYGANLPVISANGMAFNISNTLGRAGGRMLMDPYAERPTGRGSLEENDEPLGRKAIEAEALEKVQPWEAKKLNEEQTRNNFSVIPEAMRPQVILRFADNKGLLLDGLLDKGGSIAEHAVVVTAHLGQGSVLLFGNNPIYRGETIGNYALVFNAILNHDHLERQAAAPEEKKDEKK; from the coding sequence ATGAGACACACCCGGTTGTCCTTGGTTTTTTCTTCTGTCTGGATTCTGACGGCCGCCGCATCCCTTCACCCGCAGGCATTGAATGCCAACTTCGCGCGTGATCCCCAGCAACCCGTCGATAAGGAATACACCGACCATATCCAGAAATACACAACGGATCCCTCGTTCGTGTCGCCGCTGGTGGATTACCTACCCGCATCGAAGACCGTACCGACCCCATCGAAGGTGCTCGGCGATGTGTCGGGCGCGCCCGACATTTTGCCTTATGCCGAAGATGTCTATAAATACTTCCGCTTGCTTGCCGCCGCCAGTCCGCGTGTAAAGGTAGTCACCATCGGCCATACGGAAGAAGGCCGCGAGATGATTGCCGTGGCCATTGCCGACGCCGACTTGCTGAAGAATGCCGACGCCAATAAACAAAGGCTGGCCCAGCTCGGCGATCCGCGCACCATCAACTTCGATGACGCGAAGGCCCGGACGCTGATCGATCAGTCGTATCCGGTCTACTACATTACCGGAACAATTCACTCCGTCGAAACCGGCGCGCCCACAGCACTGATGGAACTAGCCTATCGACTCGCGGTCGACGATTCGCCGTATATCAAGTACATCCGATCGCACATGGTGGTGCTGATTACGCCGGTGGTAGAAGTAGACGGCCGCGACCGCATGGTCGATATTTATCGCTGGCACAAGGCACATCCCAACGAGAAGTGGCCGCACCTTATTTACTGGGGCCACTACGTTGCCCACGACAACAACCGCGACGCCATGGGCATGACGCTGGATCTGACGCGTAACGTGCTCGATACCTACCTCGACTGGCACGCGCAGGTGCTGCACGATCTGCACGAATCCGTTCCCTTCCTTTATGACAACACTGTGGGCGATGGCCCTTACAACGCATGGGTCGATCCGCTGCTGGCCGATGAGTGGGCGGAGTTGGGCTGGAACAACGTGGCACAGATGCAGAATTTCGGCATGCCCGGCGTGTTTACCCACGGCGATTTCGATACGTGGAGTCCCGGATACCTGATGTTTCTGGCCGCGATGCATAACGGAATCAGCCGGCTATACGAGACGTTTGGAAACGGCGGCGCGGATACCGAAAAGCGCATTCTTGATCCCGAAGAATATTCGCGCACCTGGTACCGGCAGAATCCTCCGCTGCCGATCGTCACCTGGTCGCAGCGCGACAACAATAACTACGAACAGAGTGCTCTGCTTTCGACGATTTCATACTTCGCGCAGCACTCGCACCATTTCCTCGAGAACTACTACACCAAGAGCAAGCGTTCGATCCAGAAGCCGACGCTGGAAGGCCCTGCGGCTTACGTGATTCCACCCGACGCTGCCGCAACGAATCGCGAAGTTGAGTTATTGAAGGTTCTGAAGCGCCAGCACGTCGAGATCCAGCAACTGTCTGACGCAGCTACTGCGGACGTGGCTGGCGAGAAGCGCAGCGACAAACCCAAGCCGCAGAGCTTTCCGGCGGGCAGCATTGTTGTGCGTATGGATCAGCCATACTCGCGCATCGCCGATGCCTTGCTCGATCGCCAGTTCTGGGCGCCGGACGATCCGCAGAAGCATCCGTACGACGATACAGGCTGGTCGTTCCCGCACTTGTTTAACGTCAAGGTCGTGCGGGTGTCGGACGCGTCTATCCTGAAAGCAGGCATGAAGCCCATCGATGATCCGGCGTCACTGGCCGGCAAACTCGATGGCACAGGTTCTGTTATCGCCGTGAACAACACGGGGCAGGTATCGCTGCTCTCGCTCATTTACAAGCTGAAGGGCGCAAAGATCCAGGCCGCCGATAAAGGCTTCGACTCCGATGGGAAGCACTTCGCTGCGGGCTCGCTAGTGATCAGCGGCGCAGACGACAAAATCGCCAACGCGTTGCACGATCTCGCGCTCGACGGCTCGCACCTGAGCGCGGCACCTTCAGTCGGGATGCAGGATGTTGTGGCACCACGTATCGCGTTCATGCATACATGGCTTGCCACGCAGACTGAAGGCTGGTGGCGGTACGCTTTCGACAACGCCGGCATTCCATTCGATTACATGAGTACACAGACTGTCGCAAAGCAGGATGACCTGCGCTCGAAGTACGACGTCATCATCTTCGCGCCGGTTGGGCGATCGTCTTCGCTCGACATCATCAACGGACTGCCGATGTGGAACAACGCGATGCCGTGGAAGAAGTCTGAGCTGACTCCAAATCTTGAAGACGGAGGCGACTCTACTGACGACATTCGTCCCGGCCTTGGGTATGAAGGATTGGCACATCTGAAGAAATTTGTGGAGCAAGGCGGATTGCTGATCACCTGCGAAGACACCGCGCAGTTTGCGATCGACACGGGCCTCGCGCCTGGGGTCAGCACAGTGCCGCACGGGGATGCACGCGTGGTGGGCACAGTACTCAATACGGTGTTCGTGGCGAAAGACAATCCCGTCGCTGCAGGATACGGGGCGAATCTGCCCGTAATCAGCGCTAATGGAATGGCCTTCAACATCAGCAACACCCTGGGTCGTGCGGGTGGGCGTATGTTGATGGATCCCTATGCTGAACGTCCGACGGGCCGCGGAAGTCTCGAAGAGAATGACGAACCCCTGGGACGCAAAGCGATTGAGGCCGAGGCGCTGGAAAAAGTCCAGCCCTGGGAGGCGAAGAAGCTAAATGAGGAGCAAACGCGCAATAACTTTTCAGTCATCCCCGAAGCGATGCGGCCTCAGGTGATTCTGCGTTTCGCTGACAACAAAGGCCTGCTACTCGATGGCCTCCTCGATAAGGGCGGGTCAATTGCGGAACACGCAGTTGTGGTGACTGCGCATCTTGGGCAGGGCAGCGTGCTGCTGTTCGGCAATAACCCGATCTATCGCGGCGAAACGATCGGGAACTATGCCCTGGTGTTTAACGCAATCCTGAATCACGATCACCTGGAGCGGCAGGCCGCCGCGCCGGAAGAGAAGAAGGACGAAAAGAAGTAA
- the rplK gene encoding 50S ribosomal protein L11 codes for MAPPKKITAQVKLQIEAGKATPAPPVGPALGQAQVNIMEFCKQFNARTQNKEMAGLIIPVVITVYADRSFTFITKTPPAAVLLKKAAGVAKGAGTPNKDKVGKVTEKQVREIATQKMPDLNAASVEAAIKSIKGTARSMGIEVVG; via the coding sequence ATGGCACCTCCGAAGAAAATTACCGCACAGGTCAAGCTGCAGATCGAAGCAGGCAAGGCCACCCCCGCGCCGCCGGTCGGTCCCGCACTGGGCCAGGCTCAAGTCAACATCATGGAGTTCTGCAAGCAGTTCAACGCGCGCACGCAGAACAAGGAGATGGCCGGACTCATCATCCCGGTTGTCATCACGGTTTATGCTGATCGCAGTTTCACCTTCATCACCAAGACGCCGCCCGCCGCTGTTCTGTTGAAGAAGGCAGCAGGCGTCGCCAAGGGCGCAGGCACTCCTAACAAGGACAAGGTTGGCAAGGTAACTGAAAAGCAGGTACGCGAGATTGCCACGCAAAAAATGCCCGACTTGAATGCCGCATCCGTCGAGGCGGCCATCAAGAGCATCAAGGGCACCGCTCGTTCCATGGGCATCGAAGTCGTAGGGTAA
- the nusG gene encoding transcription termination/antitermination protein NusG — translation MAEEIEQPAEQPQPERNPLFKWYILHAYSGFERKVRESIASRVEAFGLKDKVGRVMIPTEPVTEIINGKKRTVERVFLPGYVLVEMDLDNNLWHVLKDTPKVTGFLGTGDKPVALSEEEVSSILFRSETAKEKPRMKIKFEKNEQVRITDGPFANFNGVVDEINEDRETMKVMVTIFGRSTPVELEFSKVEKIE, via the coding sequence ATGGCAGAAGAAATCGAACAGCCCGCCGAGCAGCCACAGCCGGAGCGGAACCCGCTTTTCAAGTGGTACATCCTCCACGCCTACTCTGGATTTGAGCGCAAGGTGCGCGAGTCCATCGCCAGCCGCGTTGAGGCTTTTGGCCTTAAGGATAAGGTCGGCCGCGTAATGATTCCCACCGAGCCGGTGACGGAGATCATCAACGGCAAAAAGCGCACGGTGGAGCGCGTATTCCTGCCCGGCTATGTGCTGGTCGAGATGGATCTCGACAACAACCTGTGGCACGTCTTGAAAGACACGCCCAAGGTTACGGGCTTTCTGGGCACGGGCGACAAGCCAGTGGCACTCTCCGAGGAAGAAGTGAGTTCCATCCTCTTCCGCTCTGAGACGGCTAAAGAAAAGCCGCGGATGAAGATCAAGTTTGAGAAGAACGAGCAGGTCCGCATTACCGATGGACCCTTTGCCAACTTCAATGGCGTGGTAGACGAGATCAACGAAGATCGCGAAACAATGAAGGTCATGGTGACCATCTTCGGCCGCTCGACACCCGTTGAACTGGAGTTCAGCAAAGTCGAAAAGATTGAGTAG
- the secE gene encoding preprotein translocase subunit SecE: protein MATESAIKKGDDHSAKRQEPNALTNFSGGAMTTWSNFTHFLSDVRAEMKKVVTPTRKEVESTTTVVIITVFIFGLFFWVTDSIFSRALQAVLHKMGAQ from the coding sequence ATGGCAACAGAATCAGCGATCAAAAAGGGCGACGACCATTCCGCGAAACGGCAGGAGCCGAATGCTCTGACCAACTTTTCCGGCGGCGCAATGACTACGTGGAGCAACTTCACCCACTTTCTTAGCGATGTGCGCGCCGAGATGAAGAAGGTAGTCACGCCCACGCGGAAAGAAGTCGAGTCCACCACGACCGTCGTGATCATTACGGTGTTCATCTTCGGATTATTCTTCTGGGTGACGGACAGCATTTTCAGCAGGGCCCTTCAGGCTGTACTCCACAAGATGGGCGCACAATAA
- the rpmG gene encoding 50S ribosomal protein L33 — protein MREIVTLQCTECKERNYSTTKNKKTTTGRLEFKKFCNRCRKHQPHKETK, from the coding sequence ATGCGGGAAATTGTGACATTGCAGTGCACTGAGTGCAAGGAGCGGAACTACTCGACGACGAAGAACAAAAAGACGACCACAGGCCGTCTCGAGTTCAAGAAGTTCTGTAACCGCTGCCGCAAGCATCAGCCGCACAAGGAAACGAAGTAA